A genomic stretch from Alloyangia pacifica includes:
- a CDS encoding acyl-CoA dehydrogenase, which translates to MPYRAPVAEMTFLLNEVVGFDAVSATERFAEASPDMVQAVLGEAGRICEEVMAPLNRAGDLQGAKLENGVLRSSPGFAEGYAALADGGWVSVSAPPEFGGMGLPVAVGTAVNEMMSGACLALQLNPLLTQGQIEALEHHASEEIKALYLPKLISGEWSGTMNLTEPQAGSDVGALTSKASANGDGTYAVTGQKIFISWGDCDFTRNVCHLVLARLPDAPAGTKGISLFLVPKFIPDASGAPGVANDLKVVSLEHKMGLHGSPTCVMSFEGATGWLIGEEGDGMRAMFTMMNNARLGVGGQGIGAAEGAYQHALNYAMERKQGRSPDGTIVGHADVRRMLAGMKADILAARSIALSCAVAIDMGRATGEADWIARAAFLTPIAKAFGTDIGCEVAEAGVQVYGGMGYIEESGAAQYYRDVRVTAIYEGTNGIQAMDLVGRKLMDGGEAAGRLLDEIEAQAEAAKAGLPDLAGAVWEAAESLREATEALVATPMPERFGVAVPYLRAFARVLGAHFHLRAAMADPSGAHARLARFYITRLLPEHAGLLAHVSRGDAELMAITAEDLAA; encoded by the coding sequence GCCCTATCGCGCGCCCGTCGCTGAAATGACCTTCCTGCTCAACGAGGTGGTCGGCTTCGATGCGGTCAGTGCGACAGAGAGGTTTGCCGAGGCGAGCCCCGACATGGTGCAGGCGGTGCTCGGGGAGGCGGGGCGCATCTGCGAAGAGGTGATGGCGCCGCTCAACCGCGCGGGCGATCTTCAGGGCGCGAAGCTGGAAAACGGTGTGCTGCGCAGCTCGCCGGGCTTTGCCGAGGGCTACGCGGCGTTGGCCGATGGCGGCTGGGTGTCGGTCTCTGCCCCGCCCGAGTTCGGCGGCATGGGGCTGCCTGTGGCGGTGGGGACTGCGGTCAACGAGATGATGTCCGGCGCCTGTCTCGCGCTGCAATTGAACCCTTTGCTGACGCAGGGCCAGATCGAGGCGCTGGAGCATCATGCCAGCGAGGAGATCAAGGCGCTTTACCTGCCCAAGCTGATCTCTGGCGAATGGTCGGGCACGATGAACCTGACCGAGCCGCAGGCGGGCTCGGACGTGGGGGCGCTGACCAGCAAGGCGTCCGCCAATGGCGATGGCACCTACGCGGTGACCGGGCAGAAGATCTTCATCTCCTGGGGCGATTGCGACTTCACGCGCAACGTCTGCCACCTCGTGCTGGCGCGCCTTCCAGATGCGCCGGCGGGAACCAAGGGGATCAGCCTCTTCCTCGTGCCCAAGTTCATCCCCGACGCATCCGGAGCGCCGGGCGTGGCGAATGACCTCAAGGTGGTCAGCCTCGAGCACAAGATGGGCCTGCATGGCTCGCCGACCTGCGTGATGAGCTTCGAGGGGGCGACGGGCTGGCTGATCGGCGAGGAGGGCGACGGCATGCGCGCGATGTTCACTATGATGAACAACGCCCGGCTTGGCGTCGGCGGGCAGGGGATCGGTGCCGCAGAGGGCGCCTACCAGCACGCGCTCAACTACGCGATGGAGCGCAAACAGGGCCGTTCGCCCGATGGCACGATCGTCGGTCACGCCGACGTGCGGCGGATGCTGGCGGGGATGAAGGCGGATATCCTTGCGGCCCGCTCGATCGCGCTGAGCTGCGCCGTGGCGATCGACATGGGCCGGGCCACCGGCGAGGCCGACTGGATCGCCCGTGCGGCCTTCCTGACGCCGATCGCCAAGGCCTTCGGCACCGACATCGGCTGCGAGGTGGCCGAGGCGGGCGTGCAAGTCTACGGCGGCATGGGCTACATCGAGGAGAGCGGCGCTGCGCAATACTATCGCGACGTGCGGGTGACGGCGATCTATGAGGGCACGAACGGCATTCAGGCCATGGACCTGGTCGGCCGCAAGCTGATGGACGGCGGCGAGGCCGCGGGGCGGCTGCTCGACGAGATCGAGGCGCAGGCCGAGGCCGCGAAAGCCGGGCTGCCCGATCTCGCTGGCGCGGTCTGGGAGGCCGCCGAGAGCCTGCGCGAGGCCACCGAGGCGCTCGTGGCGACGCCGATGCCGGAGCGCTTCGGCGTGGCGGTGCCCTATCTGCGCGCCTTCGCCCGTGTGCTCGGCGCGCATTTCCATTTGCGCGCAGCCATGGCAGACCCCTCGGGAGCCCACGCGCGTCTCGCGCGTTTTTACATCACCCGGCTCCTGCCGGAACACGCTGGCCTGCTGGCCCACGTCTCGCGGGGGGATGCCGAGCTGATGGCCATCACTGCCGAGGACCTCGCCGCCTGA
- a CDS encoding MBL fold metallo-hydrolase has protein sequence MKPALHYPFDAPPAWGDALEVAEGVLWMRLPLPMKLDHVNVYALDDGDGWTLIDTGMHTRRALQVWEQLLKGPLKGKPVRRVVVTHHHPDHVGLAGWFQQQGAELLTTRTAWLFSRMLQLDAQQAPPPEQVTYWQRCGMAPRVLERRRTERPFNFADCVWPMPLGFTRLQQDDVLHMGGRDWEVHIGNGHAPEHATFWSKGDDLVLAGDQILSTISSNLGVYATEPEADPVGDWLEACERLATLAREAHFVLGGHKLPFTGLPFRMRQLIDNHHGALERLEAYLDKPKSAGDCFAPLFKRTIGDAEYGLALVEAMAHCQHLYLEGRATRTLGEDGAWLWQAAQR, from the coding sequence ATGAAGCCTGCCTTGCACTACCCGTTCGATGCCCCGCCGGCCTGGGGCGACGCCCTCGAGGTTGCCGAGGGGGTGCTCTGGATGCGCCTGCCGCTGCCGATGAAGCTCGATCACGTCAACGTCTACGCTCTGGACGATGGCGATGGCTGGACGCTGATCGATACCGGCATGCATACGCGGCGGGCGCTGCAGGTCTGGGAGCAGTTGCTGAAGGGGCCGCTCAAGGGCAAGCCGGTGCGTCGGGTGGTCGTGACGCATCACCACCCGGATCACGTCGGGCTCGCGGGCTGGTTCCAGCAGCAGGGGGCAGAGCTGCTGACCACCCGCACCGCCTGGCTCTTCTCGCGCATGCTGCAGCTCGATGCGCAGCAAGCGCCGCCGCCCGAGCAGGTGACCTACTGGCAGCGGTGCGGCATGGCGCCGCGGGTGTTGGAACGGCGGCGCACCGAACGGCCCTTCAACTTCGCCGACTGCGTCTGGCCGATGCCGCTTGGCTTCACGCGGCTGCAACAGGACGACGTGCTGCACATGGGCGGGCGCGATTGGGAGGTGCACATCGGCAACGGCCATGCGCCCGAGCACGCGACCTTCTGGTCGAAGGGGGACGACCTGGTGCTGGCGGGGGATCAGATCCTCTCGACCATCAGCTCCAACCTTGGGGTCTATGCCACCGAGCCCGAGGCCGATCCGGTGGGCGACTGGCTCGAGGCCTGCGAGCGCCTTGCCACGTTGGCGCGCGAGGCGCATTTCGTGCTTGGCGGGCACAAACTGCCTTTCACCGGGTTGCCCTTCCGCATGCGCCAGTTGATCGACAACCACCACGGTGCGCTGGAGCGTCTGGAGGCCTATCTCGATAAGCCGAAGAGCGCCGGAGACTGCTTCGCACCGCTCTTCAAGCGCACGATTGGTGACGCGGAATACGGGCTCGCCCTGGTCGAGGCCATGGCCCATTGCCAGCATCTCTACCTCGAGGGGCGTGCCACGCGGACGCTCGGCGAGGATGGTGCCTGGCTCTGGCAGGCGGCGCAGCGCTGA
- a CDS encoding aa3-type cytochrome c oxidase subunit IV, whose protein sequence is MADYKPGSMDITTQEETFHGFIKFVIRTVYVIIAILLFLAVFNS, encoded by the coding sequence ATGGCAGACTACAAGCCTGGCAGCATGGACATCACCACGCAGGAAGAGACCTTTCACGGCTTTATCAAGTTCGTGATCCGCACGGTCTATGTGATCATCGCGATCCTGCTGTTCCTGGCAGTCTTCAACTCCTGA